A region from the Hylaeus volcanicus isolate JK05 chromosome 6, UHH_iyHylVolc1.0_haploid, whole genome shotgun sequence genome encodes:
- the LOC128878182 gene encoding sulfhydryl oxidase 1 isoform X2, which translates to MMFTLFFLAWRDIVAIAAIDCADDDNNPICREYEIMHYPMLKYFSVNAHPSSLGLLMEKYDNVNELRYNLIDLLEKEQQEGRGTSWPNITPYRNYETTNIWKAVQNSVKYFFLLFEKTDSHLGAEVILDTYKIPSLQIRRVTSDNELLCESNKITNFPRLIVFNRNDTQKSIKIRIPTREGTYNTIKEYMISKGEHIEEHVLTKNQSAEIGNHKLSISAPKQSHETEKPENTEITGDHLYQLDLENTLRYSISHEIPLHKVIKDEKMDALQKYLSVLAECFPLRHSNIFLEIIRDIVKRRSNISGEEFSQIVKSTEEEMSPVYSGPSQWVGCKGSKEGYRGYTCGLWTMFHMLTVNFAIKHKDTEHEPRKILEAMHGYIKQFFGCADCSEHFIEMAAKKKMFDVSNTNDSILWLWSAHNEVNARLSGDGTEDPKHKKIQYPAAKHCPNCRYENGTWNEENILHYLKTKYSYKGINYYGSTNKHKDNGDKMKIRQERLVLNKYSNSKKFGWDFTIFDISICVVLYATSTLILILGCVKFAVKRTYRKRAYVNLLGKV; encoded by the exons TGCAGATGATGACAATAACCCAATTTGTCGGGAATATGAAATTATGCATTATCCAAtgcttaaatatttttctgtaaatgcTCATCCATCATCATTAGGATTGTTGATGgaaaaatatgataatgtGAATGAGCTtagatataatttaattgatttgttGGAAAAAGAACAGCAAGAAGGACGCGGTACTTCATGGCCTAATATTACACCATACAG aaattatgaaaccACAAATATTTGGAAAGCTGTACAAAatagtgtaaaatatttctttttactatTCGAAAAGACAGATTCGCATTTGGGTGCAGAAGTTATATTAGATACATATAAGATTCCTTCACTGCAAATAAGAAGAGTAACATCtgataatgaattattatgcgagtcaaataaaattaccaaTTTTCCAAGGTTGATAGTTTTTAATCGTAATGACACACAAAAATCTATTAAAATCAGAATACCCACAAGGGAAGGCACTTATAACACTATTAAAGAATACATGATTTCGAAAGGAGAACATATAGAAGAGCATGTTCTTACGAAAAATCAGTCTGCAGAAATTGGAAATCATAAATTAAGTATTAGTGCTCCAAAGCAGTCCCATGAAACGGAAAAACCAGAAAATACAGAGATAACTGGTGATCACTTGTATCAGTTAGATTTAGAGAATACTTTGAGATATTCAATTAGTCATGAAATTCCATTacataaagtaataaaagacGAAAAGATGGATGCATTACAAAAGTATCTGAGTGTGTTAGCTGAATGCTTTCCTCTAAGACACAGCAATATCTTCTTAGAAATTATTCGCGATATAGTTAAAAGAAGAAGTAATATATCTGGAGAGGAATTTAGTCAAATAGTAAAATCTACAGAAGAAGAAATGTCACCTGTATATTCAGGGCCCTCGCAGTGGGTTGGATGCAAAGGAAGCAAGGAAGGATATCGTGGATACACTTGCGGTCTTTGGACAATGTTTCATATGCTTACAGTCAATTTTGCTATTAAACACAAAGATACCGAACACGAACCAAGAAAAATACTAGAAGCAATGCATGGATACATCAAACAGTTCTTTGGATGCGCGGATTGCTCTGAACATTTTATAGAAATGGctgcaaaaaagaaaatgttcgatGTATCTAATACGAACGATAGCATACTATGGTTATGGTCAGCTCATAATGAAGTAAATGCAAGATTGTCTGGCGACGGTACAGAAGACCCTAAACACAAAAAGATTCAATATCCGGCAGCAAAGCATTGTCCAAATTGCAGATACGAAAATGGTACTTGGAATgaagaaaacattttacattatcTTAAAACAAAGTATTCCTATAAAGGAATCAATTATTATGGCTCGACTAACAAACATAAGGATAATggtgataaaatgaaaataagacaGGAAAGACTTGTATTGAATAAATACTCAAATAGTAAAAAGTTTGGATGggattttacaatttttgacATAAGTATTTGTGTTGTATTATATGCTACATCTACTCTCATACTTATATTAGGCTGTGTAAAGTTTGCTGTGAAAAGGACCTACAGAAAAAGAGCGTACGTTAACTTACTTGGGAAAGTatga